The stretch of DNA AAATATCCTATTATATAACTTAAAATTGTTGTTGCAATCATAACTATTATTCCATTATTTACAGTCATATTAGGATTTGAATACATAAGAGGCGTTGAACCTATTACTAACTTCATAGTATCTCCATAATTTAAGAATACTAAATGTGCTAAATCCTTTAATGGCTTTAATGAAACACATCCTATTGTAAGGAAAACTGATACTACAACAGTTACAGCCATAGTTACCATACTGCTCTTTATAATGCTTGATACTAAGAATATAAATGCACAAGCTGTTATTATAAATAATACTTGTAATAACATTGCTTTAATAAATAACTCTTGATTTGTAGCCATATGCCCTGAACCCGCTATAGGTACAATTTGGCTAGTTCCTGTTGCTTTTACTACTTCTAGTTTATATAGATTTCCTATTCTTACTGGATAATTTGATGCACTAACTTTACTCATTAGATTTACTATTCCAAAACCTATAAATTCTACTCCAAGTATCATAGTTAGTACTGTTAAAGTTGCTGCTATAAACTTAGATAATAACACCTTTCCCCTAGTTATTGGCTGAATAAGCAAGAATTTTAATGTTGCAGGAGTACATTCTCCTGATACTATATCACTCATAAATATTGCAATCCCTGACACTAAAACTGCTAATCCTAAAAACATCATAAGATTTTTCATATATCCATAAGACTCAAATTCCCATCCATATAATAGTTTTATATTATTATCTCTAAGATATTTATACTCTTCTAATCTTTCTTTATCTTGAAGGTATCTTTTTTGATTATACTCATCAACACCATTTTCTTCTAAATTCTTGATTGACTCTTCTGCCCATTTTATATTTTCATCTAACTCTTTTTTCCATGCATCCTCTGGAATTCCATTAGCTATCAAATCTTCACAACTCTTTTTTCTTTTTTCAGCTTCTTCTTTTCTTTCTTTAGTTTCTATTATATATTGTACATTTGAAGTTTTTTCTTCATCTGTCATCTTTTCAAATTTATCTAATTCTTTATTTATATGAGTTAAATCTTCATTTACATATTCTAATTGTTTTTCTGGTGACATATAATATCTCATATTTTTATCTGATTTATATGCACCAAAAATAGTTACTGCTATAAATAAGCAAAATAAAGCAAATACTATCCATGTTTTTGATTTCTTAATGAGCTTTATAAATTCATTTTTTATTAATGTAAATATCATTTATCTAATACCCCCTTCTACTAACTCCATATACCTTTGCTCTAGTCCTTTTCTTTCTTTAAATACTTCTTCTACTTCTAAGTTAGCATTAACTAGAGTCTTTATTAATTTAGGTGTTGTATTAGCTTCTAGTATTATTTCTAATCCCTTTTCTATTTCTCTAACATTGTGTACAAAGCCTTGAGCTTTTATTTCTTTTAATAAAACTGCTTTATCACTTGAGGATAATAAACAAACTAAATCCTTTTCTGTTGTCATAGTATTATTATTTATTTCTTCTACAGCTTTAATTACTCCATCATTTATAAAGGCTACTTTATCACAAAGATTTTGTACCTCTGCTAATATATGTGATGATACAAATACAGCCATTCCTCTTTCTCTTGCTGCTTTTTGTACGATTTCTCTAAAATCTATAATTCCTGATGGATCTAGTCCATTAGTAGGCTCATCTAATATTAATAATTTAGAGTTTGATAAAAGTGATGCAGCTAATCCTAGTCTTTGTTTCATCCCTAAAGAATATTTCTTAACTTTATCATTAATTCTATTTTCTAAACCAACTAGCCTAATAGTATCTTCAACATCTTTTAAAGAAACCTTTCTTATTCTTGCAATTTGCATTAGATTTTCTCTACCTGTTAAGTACTTATATAATTCAGGATTTTCAACAACTGCACCTACTTCTTTTAATGCACCTATAGGATCTTTTTGTATATCATGTCCACAAATCGCTATAGTTCCTGAATCTGGTTTTATTAATCCTACAAGCATTCTTATAGTTGTAGTTTTCCCTGCTCCATTTGGTCCTAAAAATCCAAATATCTCTCCTTCTTCTACCGAAAAAGTTACCCCTTTTATAATTTCCCTTTTACCTAGTTTCTTACGTAAATCACTTACTTCTAAAACCTTCAATGTTGTCCCCTCCTATAAAATTAACTATTTTAAAGTTTAACCACCATTTCTTAATATAAAGCTATTAATTATCTTAATATTTCCTTAAGACACATATTTTATATTATATAAAAAAAGTTGAGGTATTAAGAATGTAATTCCTAATATCTCAACTTTAATTCAAATTATTTTTAAATACTAATGAAGATAATTAAATTTCTTTTCTTCCTTCTAAGGCTTTAGAAAGAGTTATTTCATCTGCATACTCTAAATCTCCACCTACTGGTATTCCTGAAGCTATTCTTGTAACCTTTATATCTAAAGGTTTTAGAATTCTAGCTATATACATAGCTGTAGCTTCTCCTTCTATATTGGGATTAGTAGCTATAATTACTTCTTTAACATCTGCACTCATTCTGGCTACTAATTCTCTTATTCTAATATCTTGAGGCCCTCTTCCTTGCATAGGTGATAAATTACCATGTAAAACATGATATATTCCATTAAACTCCTTAACCTTTTCCATAGTCATTATATCTTTAGGTTGTTCAACTACACATATTATATTTTTATCTCTATTTGGATTTCCACATATAGCACATGGATCTTTGTCTGTAAAGTTTCCGCAAACTGTACAATATCTTATTGTTCCCCTTGCTTTAACAAGAGCTGTTGCAAACTCCTTTACTTCATCCTCTGGTAAATTAAGAATATGTAAAGTTAATCTTTGAGCAGTCTTTTGTCCTATACTTGGGAGTTTTGCAAACTCTTCTATAAGTTTTTCTATAGCAACTGGATAAAATTCCATTTAATACACCCTTTCTAAAAAATTTAGGAATTGAATATTTAAAACATTCAATTCCTTAATTTTCAATCTTTCACTTATTAAAACAGTCCCGGTATATTCATTCCACCTGTAAGTTTACCCATCTTATCTGCTGTTTCTTCTTCAGCTTTTCTTAATGCTTCATTTACTGCACTAAGAACTAGATCTTCTAACATTTCTACATCATCAGCATCTACAACTTCTGGTTTTATGTTAATTGAAACAACTTCTTTCTTACCATTAGTTTTAACTATTACAGCTCCACCACCAACAGATGCTTCAAATTCCTTTGTTTCAAGGTCTTTTTGCATTTGTTCCATATCTTTTTGAAGCTTTTGAGCTTGTTTCATTAAGTTATTTATATTTCCTCCCCCAAATCCTCCAGGGAATCCACCTCTTGCCATAAAAAATCCTCCTTTTTTATCGAAAATCTATTTTTTATTATATAGTATTATAATAAAATTGACCACATTTACATATGTTATTTTTTATAAAATTTACATATTTCTATTCATCTAAAACATCTACTAGATCAGAACCTAAAGTTTCTAAAAGCATCTCCTCTGTAGATTTTTCAGTTTTTGCTTCTTCATCTACTGTAAATATAACTTTAACATCTTCTCTAAACATCTCTGCAAAAACTTCACTTATTATTCCTCTATATTCTTGTTTTTCTAATCTATCTTTGTTAAATTTATACTCTTCATCATATTGTATAGTTACGATTCCATCTTTACATTCAACAGGCTTTCCTGTAAGTAAAGATGCATATACTATCATAGCTCTTCTACCTTTAACTTTTTCTAAAATATCCTTCCAAGCCCTTTGAATATCTTGTAGCTTTAAGTTTGAGTTTACATTTCCACTAATTGATGCTGTCTTTGGTGCTGTCTTTTGTTTTGGCATATCACCTTTAACTTTTGGGCTTACTTCATCTTGTGCTTTACTTGGAGCTGTATTTGATGCAACAACTTTTAAACTACCATTCTTAAGTCCTTCTTCTAACTTATTTATTCTTGTTAGGATAATTTCATTAGATGTATCATATTCTATTTTACACATTTTTATTACTGCAAGCTCTAAATATAATCTTGCTTGTTTACTTAACTTAGCATTCCCCTCGGCCTCTTGAAGTATTCTAATACATCTCATAGCTTCTTCCGCTCTAATTCTAGAAGCTTGATCCTTTACTAAAGTTATATTTTCTTCTGACATATCTAATACTTCTTCTGGATTATTAGTTACTTTAGCCATTAATATATTTCTATAATGAGCTATTAAATCCTTTATAAAAAGATACATATCCTTACCAGAATAAACAACTTCATCTATTATATTTATAGATTTTTCTACATTTCTTTGTATTACTGCATTTGTTAAATTAAACAAATATTCATTTGTTACTAACCCTAGCATATTTACTAGTGATTCATAGCCAACACTTCCATCTCCCATTGCAATAGATTGATCTAATATACTTAAAGCATCTCTCATAGCTCCATCTGAAACTCTTGCTATAAGAGCTAAACTTTTATCATCTGCATAAACCCCTTGGTCTGTTACAATCTTTCTAAGTCTTTCTATAATATCACTATTATTTATTCTTTTAAAATCAAACCTTTGACATCTTGAAAGAATAGTTATAGGTAATTTTTGAGGATCTGTAGTTGCCAATATAAATATTACGTTATTTGGTGGTTCTTCTAAAGTTTTTAAGAATGCATTAACCGCTCCTGTTGATAGCATATGAACCTCATCCATTATATAAACCTTAAATTTAGCTTCTTGTGGTGGGTATTTTACATCATCTATAATATCTCTTATCTTATCTACACCATTGTTAGAAGCTGCATCTAACTCAGTAACATCTATAGCTAAACCATTATTTATCTTTGTGCACATTTCACATTCATTGCAAGGCTCTCCATTTTTAAGATTTAAACAATTTAATGCCTTGGCAAAAACTTTCGCTGTTGATGTTTTTCCTGTACCTCTTGTTCCACAAAAAAGATATGCATGGGCAATTCTATCATTTAATATTTGATTTTTTAAAGTAGTACTTATATGCTCTTGACCTACAACATCATGGAAAGTTTTAGGTCTCCACTCTCTATATAAGGCTGTATATGCCATGCTAATTACCTCTCTTCCTTAAATTAAATCTCTATTTTAATTTACTTTTCATTATACAATACTCTTCACCCTTGAACAAATTAAACTTTACAGAATCACCTCTATTATTTATCATTATCTTTGTAATAAAATATTAAACAAAATTTTGGAGGTATATAAATGAGTATTTGCGATAAAAAATATTTATCTATTGTACAGGATATATTAGATAATGGATACTACGATAACAATAGGACAGGAATGCCTACGTATAAACTACCTCATCAGGTAATGCAATTTAACTTAGAAAAAGAGTTTCCAATATTAACAACTAAGTTTGTTGCATTTAAGACAGCTGTAAAAGAAATGTTATGGATATATAAAGATCAATCTAATGATGTAACAAAACTACAAGAACAAAATGTACATATTTGGGATCAATGGGTTGATGAAAATAATACTATTGGAAGAGGTTACGGCTATCAAATTGCAAAATTTAATCAAATAGATAATCTTATAGAAACATTAAAGACTAATCCTCAAGATAGAAGAATGTTAATGACTATGTGGAATATAGAAGACCTTCCTCATATGACATTACAACCATGCTGCTTTTTAACTATGTGGGATGTTACAGATGGTAAACTTAATTGTATGTTAATTCAAAGAAGTGGCGATGTTCCTTTAGGTGTTCCTTTCAACACAACACAATATGCAGTTTTAGTTCACCTAATTGCACAGGTTACAGGCCTTAAACCTGGATTATTTACTCATGTAATTAATAATGCTCATATATACGAAAATCAAATAGAAGGTATGAAGTTACACTTATCTAGAACAAATGATGAATATGATGCGCCTAAACTTTGGATAAATCCTGAAATTAAAAACTTCTATGACTTTACTCCAGATGATATAAAATTAGAAAACTATGAATATCATCCATCTATTAAAATGGAGGTATCTGTTTAATGTTATCTATTATAGTTGCAAAGGCTAATAATGACATTATAGGCGGAGATAACAAGTTACTATGGCATATATCTGAAGACCTTAAAAGATTTAAAGAAATTACATCTGGCAACACAATAATCATGGGTAGAAAAACTTTTCAATCATTACCTGGTATATTACCTAATAGAAAACATGTTGTTATAACTAGAGATACTGATTTTAAAGTAGATTCAGATATGGTAGAAATTTATCATAATATAGATGATGTTTTAAATAAATATAAAAACAATAATGATGAAGCCTTCATAATAGGTGGTGGAGAAATTTATAACTTATTACTTCCTCATGCAAATAAACTTTATTTAACTTTAATAAATAAAGATTTTGAAGGAGATACTAAGTTTCCTAAGTTAGATTTAAATGATTGGAATATAGATTATAAATCAGAAGAAAAAACAAATTCTAAAAATGATTTAAAATATACTTTTATAAACTTAAGTAGATAAGAAAACGAGGGTAGTTCTTAATGAACTGCCCTCGTTTTCTTGTCCTATTGTATGTTAATCCTATTGAAGAGTAACCTAATTTAATTAAACTATTATTGTTTGCCTATACATTAAAAAAGCCTTTCTTACAGAGAAAGGTTTTAAATAAAACCGCGCACCTGGCTTTGGCAGTAATCTGTAGGCGTTACCTATGCAGTTAGCTCTGGTAAGATTTATCCATGTCACACGCAGTAATCACTTATCGCTGCTTCCTTCCAGACCTGACGAGGTTCATGCACTTACGTCGCATGGGACCCGACCATCAACACCACTTACATAGGGCAGACCCTACAAATTAAAGCCTATGCCAGGAATTCAATCCTGCTATAGCGGATTGCAGGTTACAGGGCACCGCTAACTCCCCATCTAGCACGGCATGGCGGAGAGAAGGGGATTTGAACCCCTGATAGAGTTGCCCCTATACACGCTTTCCAGGCGTGCTCCTTCGACCACTCGGACATCTCTCCATGTTATAGCTATTTAATTTTAACTACTGCTATATATTATCATATACGAATATATATTGCAACACGAAAAACTTACTATACATTATGTATAGCTATATTTTATCTGTAAATTCAGTATTATATTTCAAATAAATAAGAGAATTTAGAAATCAAGCCTAAATTCTCTTGTTTAAAATCTATATTAACAATTTGTTTTTTTACGTTTTTTCACCCAAATTATTAAAGATAATCCAAGTATTATTCCTACTATGCTTATTATTTGAGCTATTCTTAAGCCAAAAAACATAAGACTATCTGTTCTTAACCCCTCTATAAAGAATCTTCCTAATGAATAGAAAGTCATATAGCTACCTAAGACCATTCCACTTTCTGATGACTTTCTTTTTAAAAGTATATATACAAGTATTCCACATACTACTAAATTCCAAATTGATTCATATAAGAATGTAGGATGATAATATTGTCCTCCTATATACATTCCTTGTTGTATAAACTCTGGAAACTTACTTATAAACTCTTTAGATACTAATCCACCATGAGCTTCTTGATTCATAAAGTTTCCCCATCTTCCTATAGCTTGGGCTAATATAACACCTGGCATTACTATATCTACATATTCTAAAAAATTTATTTTTCTAACCTTAGCAAATATTAAGCCTACTATAAGTCCTGCTATTAAGCCACCATGTATAGCCATTCCACCTTGTCTTATATTAATTACATCCATAAAGCTATCGTAATTTTGATACTCAAAAGCTACATAATATAATCTTGCCCCTATTATAGAAAATGGGAATACCCATAAAAACGCATCTATAATAACTTCAAAATCTAGCTTTTTCTTCTCTGCCATAAAGTATGTTAAAGCCATTGCTGCTACTACCCCTAGAGATATTATTACCCCATACCATCTTATCTCTAATCCGAATACTTCAAACGCTACTGGATTCATGTAAATTCACTCCCTTACTATTATTATGTTATTTACCATTATACCCCTTAAAAGTTGCTTATATCAATTAAAAATTTATGAACTTAACTTTAAGTATTATCTATTTTTCTCTTCTTCTTTTATTAAAAAAATTCGTTAATATTTTGCTACATTCATCGTTATAACACCATTTAACATCTACATAAAAATTAAATATATCATAATCAAGCAAATTTATTGTTGATCCACAAGCTCCCATATCTTTATTAAAAGTCCCTATATATAATTTTGAAATTCTACTTTGAGCAATAGCTGCTGCACACATAGGACATGGTTCTAATGTAACATACATTTCAGTTCCACTAAGTCTCCAATTATCTAATTTATTGCATGCTTCTTCTATAACTAACATTTCTGCATGTGCCATTGGCTTTTTTAAAGTTTCTTTTAAGTTATGTGCTTTTGCTAGGACTACTCCATCTTTGACTATTACTGCTCCTACTGGAATCTCACCCTTTTCTTCTGCTTTTTTAGCTTCTTCTATTGCTAAATCCATAAAATCCATGTCTATCACCTCTTCTTCTTAATTATAAAAGCTGATTATAAATATAAAAATACTTATAATCAGCTTTTACTAGGTATATATTCTAACTTTTTTAATTCTATTTTTATCTATATCTTCAACTATAAATCTAATATTATTACGAGTTACTTCTTCATCTTGTTCTGGAAATCTTCCAAGCTCCCCAATTATAAGTCCTCCTATAGAGTCGAATTCTTCTGACTCCATATTTACTCCTATAAGCTCACTAAGATCATCTAACCTAGCACTTCCATCTACTATATACTCATCTTCTTTGACTACTTCTATTTCCTTATTTTCATCATCATATTCGTCTTCTATTTCACCAAATACTTCTTCAATTAAATCTTCTATAGTTACTATACCAACATTTCCACCATACTCATCTAAAACTACCGCTATATGATTTCTTGTTTTTTTCATTTCACTAAATAATTCTTTTATCTTTTTAAATTCAAAAGTATAATATGGTTCTCTCATATATTCTGTAACGTTAAACTCTACTTTATTGTCTTGAGCCATTATTAAATCTTTAACATTTAAAATACCGACAACGTCATCTATAGTTTGGTTATATACTGGTATTCTTGAGAATTGCTCAGTCTTTATTACTTCTAAAACCTCATCGTAAGTTGCATTAACATCAACAGCTATTACATCTACTCTTTGAACCATTACATCTTTTACTTGAGCATCAGCAAAGTCAAAAACATTGAAAATCATTTCCTTTTCAACACCTTCTAAAACACCCTCTTCTTCACTGACTCCAACCATTGTACGAAGTTCCTCTTCTGTTATAAATGGTTCAGATGCTTTGGGATTTCCTCCTAAAAGCCTTATAAATACACTTGATATTGCTGTAAAAACTGCAATAAATGGTTTAAATATCTTAACTGTTAAATTTATAAATTTACTTACTCTTAAAGCTACCTTTTCTGATTTTTGTTTAGCAATTGATTTTGGTGTTATTTCCCCAAATATAAGAACTAATACAGTCATTATTACAGTAACAATTCCTACTCCACTTTCACCAAATGCCTTTAATGCTAATGATGTTGCTAATGCAGATGCACCTATATTTACTATATTATTTCCTATAAGTATGGCTCCTAATAGCTTATTTGGATCTTCAGTT from Clostridium chauvoei encodes:
- a CDS encoding thymidylate synthase — encoded protein: MSICDKKYLSIVQDILDNGYYDNNRTGMPTYKLPHQVMQFNLEKEFPILTTKFVAFKTAVKEMLWIYKDQSNDVTKLQEQNVHIWDQWVDENNTIGRGYGYQIAKFNQIDNLIETLKTNPQDRRMLMTMWNIEDLPHMTLQPCCFLTMWDVTDGKLNCMLIQRSGDVPLGVPFNTTQYAVLVHLIAQVTGLKPGLFTHVINNAHIYENQIEGMKLHLSRTNDEYDAPKLWINPEIKNFYDFTPDDIKLENYEYHPSIKMEVSV
- the lgt gene encoding prolipoprotein diacylglyceryl transferase encodes the protein MNPVAFEVFGLEIRWYGVIISLGVVAAMALTYFMAEKKKLDFEVIIDAFLWVFPFSIIGARLYYVAFEYQNYDSFMDVINIRQGGMAIHGGLIAGLIVGLIFAKVRKINFLEYVDIVMPGVILAQAIGRWGNFMNQEAHGGLVSKEFISKFPEFIQQGMYIGGQYYHPTFLYESIWNLVVCGILVYILLKRKSSESGMVLGSYMTFYSLGRFFIEGLRTDSLMFFGLRIAQIISIVGIILGLSLIIWVKKRKKTNC
- the dnaX gene encoding DNA polymerase III subunit gamma/tau, whose product is MAYTALYREWRPKTFHDVVGQEHISTTLKNQILNDRIAHAYLFCGTRGTGKTSTAKVFAKALNCLNLKNGEPCNECEMCTKINNGLAIDVTELDAASNNGVDKIRDIIDDVKYPPQEAKFKVYIMDEVHMLSTGAVNAFLKTLEEPPNNVIFILATTDPQKLPITILSRCQRFDFKRINNSDIIERLRKIVTDQGVYADDKSLALIARVSDGAMRDALSILDQSIAMGDGSVGYESLVNMLGLVTNEYLFNLTNAVIQRNVEKSINIIDEVVYSGKDMYLFIKDLIAHYRNILMAKVTNNPEEVLDMSEENITLVKDQASRIRAEEAMRCIRILQEAEGNAKLSKQARLYLELAVIKMCKIEYDTSNEIILTRINKLEEGLKNGSLKVVASNTAPSKAQDEVSPKVKGDMPKQKTAPKTASISGNVNSNLKLQDIQRAWKDILEKVKGRRAMIVYASLLTGKPVECKDGIVTIQYDEEYKFNKDRLEKQEYRGIISEVFAEMFREDVKVIFTVDEEAKTEKSTEEMLLETLGSDLVDVLDE
- a CDS encoding ABC transporter permease yields the protein MIFTLIKNEFIKLIKKSKTWIVFALFCLFIAVTIFGAYKSDKNMRYYMSPEKQLEYVNEDLTHINKELDKFEKMTDEEKTSNVQYIIETKERKEEAEKRKKSCEDLIANGIPEDAWKKELDENIKWAEESIKNLEENGVDEYNQKRYLQDKERLEEYKYLRDNNIKLLYGWEFESYGYMKNLMMFLGLAVLVSGIAIFMSDIVSGECTPATLKFLLIQPITRGKVLLSKFIAATLTVLTMILGVEFIGFGIVNLMSKVSASNYPVRIGNLYKLEVVKATGTSQIVPIAGSGHMATNQELFIKAMLLQVLFIITACAFIFLVSSIIKSSMVTMAVTVVVSVFLTIGCVSLKPLKDLAHLVFLNYGDTMKLVIGSTPLMYSNPNMTVNNGIIVMIATTILSYIIGYLVFTKKDILI
- a CDS encoding ABC transporter ATP-binding protein, which codes for MKVLEVSDLRKKLGKREIIKGVTFSVEEGEIFGFLGPNGAGKTTTIRMLVGLIKPDSGTIAICGHDIQKDPIGALKEVGAVVENPELYKYLTGRENLMQIARIRKVSLKDVEDTIRLVGLENRINDKVKKYSLGMKQRLGLAASLLSNSKLLILDEPTNGLDPSGIIDFREIVQKAARERGMAVFVSSHILAEVQNLCDKVAFINDGVIKAVEEINNNTMTTEKDLVCLLSSSDKAVLLKEIKAQGFVHNVREIEKGLEIILEANTTPKLIKTLVNANLEVEEVFKERKGLEQRYMELVEGGIR
- a CDS encoding nucleoside deaminase; translated protein: MDFMDLAIEEAKKAEEKGEIPVGAVIVKDGVVLAKAHNLKETLKKPMAHAEMLVIEEACNKLDNWRLSGTEMYVTLEPCPMCAAAIAQSRISKLYIGTFNKDMGACGSTINLLDYDIFNFYVDVKWCYNDECSKILTNFFNKRRREK
- a CDS encoding YbaB/EbfC family nucleoid-associated protein; amino-acid sequence: MARGGFPGGFGGGNINNLMKQAQKLQKDMEQMQKDLETKEFEASVGGGAVIVKTNGKKEVVSINIKPEVVDADDVEMLEDLVLSAVNEALRKAEEETADKMGKLTGGMNIPGLF
- the recR gene encoding recombination mediator RecR is translated as MEFYPVAIEKLIEEFAKLPSIGQKTAQRLTLHILNLPEDEVKEFATALVKARGTIRYCTVCGNFTDKDPCAICGNPNRDKNIICVVEQPKDIMTMEKVKEFNGIYHVLHGNLSPMQGRGPQDIRIRELVARMSADVKEVIIATNPNIEGEATAMYIARILKPLDIKVTRIASGIPVGGDLEYADEITLSKALEGRKEI
- a CDS encoding HlyC/CorC family transporter, producing the protein MESYTWQIVLLIILLVMSGFFSMSETALMALSKIRIRHMVDEGVKGAKLVEKLTEDPNKLLGAILIGNNIVNIGASALATSLALKAFGESGVGIVTVIMTVLVLIFGEITPKSIAKQKSEKVALRVSKFINLTVKIFKPFIAVFTAISSVFIRLLGGNPKASEPFITEEELRTMVGVSEEEGVLEGVEKEMIFNVFDFADAQVKDVMVQRVDVIAVDVNATYDEVLEVIKTEQFSRIPVYNQTIDDVVGILNVKDLIMAQDNKVEFNVTEYMREPYYTFEFKKIKELFSEMKKTRNHIAVVLDEYGGNVGIVTIEDLIEEVFGEIEDEYDDENKEIEVVKEDEYIVDGSARLDDLSELIGVNMESEEFDSIGGLIIGELGRFPEQDEEVTRNNIRFIVEDIDKNRIKKVRIYT
- a CDS encoding dihydrofolate reductase; translated protein: MLSIIVAKANNDIIGGDNKLLWHISEDLKRFKEITSGNTIIMGRKTFQSLPGILPNRKHVVITRDTDFKVDSDMVEIYHNIDDVLNKYKNNNDEAFIIGGGEIYNLLLPHANKLYLTLINKDFEGDTKFPKLDLNDWNIDYKSEEKTNSKNDLKYTFINLSR